A window of Vigna unguiculata cultivar IT97K-499-35 chromosome 4, ASM411807v1, whole genome shotgun sequence contains these coding sequences:
- the LOC114180500 gene encoding uncharacterized protein LOC114180500: MGQNVWVLFDSGASHSFISNTCVGRLGLEVHDLGCELVVSTPTYGQVTTSTSCDGCSIELAGRRFKVNIICLPLEDLDVILEMDWLSNHHVVMDCGWHKLIFPETEGVKLISSQEAMKELREGATCFMMIAQSEKKSSEEQLRG, encoded by the coding sequence ATGGGTCAGAATGTATGGGTACTTTTTGATTCGGGAGCTTCGCATTCTTTTATTTCCAATACATGTGTGGGGAGGTTGGGATTAGAGGTTCATGACTTGGGGTGCGAGCTAGTAGTCTCGACACCGACGTATGGGCAAGTTACAACCAGTACTAGTTGTGATGGATGCTCGATCGAACTGGCGGGCCGTAGGTTCAAGGTGAACATCATCTGCTTGCCATTGGAGGATTTGGATGTGATATTGGAGATGGACTGGCTGTCCAATCACCATGTGGTAATGGATTGTGGATGGCACAAATTGATATTCCCAGAAACTGAAGGGGTAAAATTGATCTCATCTCAAGAAGCTATGAAAGAACTGAGAGAGGGAGCTACCTGTTTCATGATGATAGCTCAGTCAGAGAAAAAGAGTAGTGAAGAGCAGCTCCGTGGATAG
- the LOC114180265 gene encoding 30S ribosomal protein S21, chloroplastic-like, whose product MAASSTINNFLSFFLPTKPPPPSTPASPLQFNPTTSSPTHKPSQPLIAQYDPSSSSSPSPSPSSCSSSELSSVICPSMAYTNTLFFQSPYNVQVVVAEDEPEERLLNRFRREVLKAGVIQECRRRRYFENKQEEKKRKAREAAKRNRKRRPMLKTAAQKKEDVPATKREDDDNWDLPDGDALY is encoded by the exons ATGGCTGCCTCATCCACCATCAACAacttcctctctttcttcttaCCCACAAAACCTCCGCCACCCTCTACGCCGGCGTCGCCGCTCCAATTCAACCCCACCACTTCTTCTCCCACTCATAAACCCTCACAACCCCTAATTGCGCAATATGACccttcgtcttcttcttctccttctccttctccttcctctTGTTCTTCCTCTGAATTGTCCTCTGTGATATGTCCCTCCATGGCGTACACGAACACGCTCTTCTTCCAGTCCCCGTACAACGTGCAGGTGGTGGTGGCCGAGGACGAGCCCGAGGAGCGCCTCCTCAACAGGTTCCGCAGAGAGGTGTTGAAGGCCGGCGTCATTCAGGAGTGTAGGCGGAGGAGGTACTTCGAGAACAAACAGGAAGAGAAAAAACGCAAGGCGCGTGAGGCTGCCAAACGCAACCGCAAAAG GCGCCCCATGTTAAAAACTGCTGCACAGAAGAAAGAGGATGTTCCAGCAACCAAGAGAGAAGACGATGATAACTGGGATCTACCTGATGGAGATGCTCTGTATTAA